A stretch of Paludisphaera borealis DNA encodes these proteins:
- a CDS encoding ion transporter — translation MAEISGNERAWSDQARALAAEGAETDPVDRLARLLAHIEAGRRLRRPLDRQIMDDEGEQVRRLIVRGVAVLRQAVDDLLDACLPDTAAQRMVAAKLKEWLGLERLALQSITAAAQRGPLSQAMALEAMRGDVEWFGLLAARLDRERAAGRAAWIEVELARIRKSLIQEAGRGADDRAGKRLIARCERMYGVLIERRVQKELSGTVQNAPPERLEAIRLQLSRLQARIDSSQPIGDGEAAGAGIELEPWSEALRVRRVELAGLAESELLNAEPAAARRSSDLIVQAVHDDLSETITFLEDMPVDRAARRLELALEDLDRLIATFRKLKDSIDRLQERRSKFDAAQTMSRESDDLDECRRRVDRNILKTRRLRRRVRSEWQDKALAMRLQNLLGRRGVKILENVILVLIFVLTGLIISETLLDRAGRLSEADRAWFAWVDLAVCSILLAEFALKMTFAPRKALYFQRHFLIDFLASLPFGFLSYQLDAMQIERHVSRAAETLRVLRSIRLVQSIRYLRVMMPVVRLARIGLFVLRLSDRLVRKNAGLLNRNIVLFEPYHEQHPESSGRHRIATFRNELENAEALVLSWLDRGQADLLAARALSDLEIRLELLPSQAVDDLNEERIGREIPVEALVERLIQLTPEALLDRMGQGFVISADRYLRLLDAPLVRRLPLVRSLVAYREKSPAEAVTLAANYVGDMIQRMLDIIYFLADLQGTLSPAIFLDRVGQAIVNAVRTPAKRLLILGSVFLTLFLVVNLVSVLRPFRRSVDELQNLLGWPVIVLGGVCLAFWILGTWFRKIANQSADFCERVVEAQFAAQTKNFKSSRRDQDGRILAQRVIDPELLLRASDDQAPEVDGAAGPRAGASKTGARTFFENRELHFLRNIRWLYQDYLDGSPFHRSDTKASVQLLGNLALSNLRRSHLGHLLREGRELGRLDLNRSGGLLGGPYLWFNYITRIIIQETAVLLLDYNRNAIPLDRLSCSSESERRAYQKWLAKRLRIDPDEVSLPDLIVAESEENGGRRERPEAARRPEAAGFFETVEFTAIDFLSDDPERDAEIQSRFGDQVAQLVAHDRQQNVRKAFRSFPLHELPLAQRTINPYVFYDRYLSHGRIVFFPLVVAGGLLKSAVMAVRGVYKGVLEVLDPRVTQDREVPSDTYWAALRKIHRMRKPAFMGSLRLRARFDVEYLGLPLPSAPETIAADSLMEKDLDFIGASRQDRIIAEQTRRGHLRRLEWIHRWLVRFDWSFDRLPAYLAREIPYLANRGGEALRALVAAWVLDHDDVASLSFSIEALTMLMEYAAAPEANLQTLPPGLPDPVLNLRRLWRPVHRVSRPWPELFNLPCFPSYDPAARKRIATLLRRHRRAVGGWVRVVLGQGGEDPWNEVRARMHDVLLKTDLWSDQILVLRAVQTLTMLDVQHNSELVWTLGGYSRREDDAPSPLSATTEDDEAPPAPGDDRPGDWWTQSVKNQSSRGT, via the coding sequence GTGGCCGAGATCTCTGGGAACGAGCGCGCGTGGAGCGACCAGGCCCGCGCGCTGGCCGCCGAGGGCGCCGAGACCGACCCGGTCGACCGCCTGGCGCGGCTGCTGGCGCACATCGAGGCCGGCCGTCGGCTGCGCAGGCCCCTCGACCGCCAGATCATGGACGACGAAGGCGAGCAGGTCCGCCGCCTGATCGTCCGCGGCGTGGCCGTGCTGCGGCAGGCGGTCGACGACCTGCTCGACGCCTGCCTTCCCGATACGGCGGCGCAGCGAATGGTCGCCGCGAAGCTCAAGGAATGGCTGGGCCTGGAACGCCTCGCGCTCCAATCGATCACCGCCGCCGCCCAGCGCGGTCCGCTTAGCCAGGCGATGGCGCTGGAGGCGATGCGCGGCGACGTCGAATGGTTCGGCCTGCTCGCCGCCCGGCTCGATCGCGAGCGCGCCGCCGGCCGCGCGGCCTGGATCGAGGTCGAGCTGGCGCGGATTCGTAAGTCGCTGATCCAGGAGGCCGGCCGGGGGGCCGACGACCGCGCCGGCAAGCGACTGATCGCCCGCTGCGAACGGATGTACGGCGTCTTGATCGAGCGGCGCGTCCAGAAAGAGCTGTCCGGGACGGTTCAGAACGCCCCTCCCGAGCGACTCGAAGCGATCCGGCTCCAGCTCTCGCGGCTTCAAGCTCGAATCGACTCGTCGCAGCCGATCGGCGACGGCGAGGCGGCCGGCGCGGGTATCGAGCTTGAGCCGTGGTCGGAAGCCCTGCGCGTCCGCCGCGTCGAACTCGCCGGCCTGGCGGAGTCGGAGCTGCTGAACGCCGAGCCGGCCGCCGCGCGACGGTCGTCCGACCTGATCGTCCAGGCCGTCCACGACGATCTGAGCGAGACCATCACCTTCCTCGAAGACATGCCGGTCGACCGGGCCGCGCGCCGGCTCGAACTGGCGCTCGAAGACCTCGATCGGCTGATCGCGACGTTCCGAAAGCTCAAGGACTCGATCGACCGCTTGCAGGAACGCCGATCGAAATTCGACGCCGCCCAGACGATGAGCCGCGAGAGCGACGACCTGGACGAATGCCGGCGACGGGTCGACCGAAACATCCTCAAGACGCGCCGCCTCCGCCGCCGGGTCCGCAGCGAGTGGCAAGACAAAGCGCTGGCCATGCGGCTTCAGAACCTGCTCGGCCGCCGCGGCGTGAAGATCCTCGAAAACGTCATCCTCGTCTTGATCTTCGTGCTCACCGGCCTGATCATCAGCGAAACGCTGCTCGACCGGGCGGGCCGGCTCAGCGAGGCCGACCGCGCCTGGTTCGCCTGGGTCGACCTGGCGGTCTGCTCGATCCTGCTGGCCGAATTCGCACTCAAAATGACGTTCGCGCCGCGCAAGGCGCTGTACTTTCAGCGCCATTTCCTGATCGACTTTCTGGCCTCGCTGCCGTTCGGGTTCCTGTCGTACCAGCTCGACGCGATGCAGATCGAGCGTCATGTGAGCCGGGCGGCCGAGACGCTGCGGGTGCTCCGCTCGATCCGGCTCGTGCAGTCGATCCGCTACCTCCGCGTGATGATGCCGGTGGTGCGGCTGGCGCGGATCGGCCTGTTCGTGCTCCGGCTCAGCGACCGCCTGGTGCGCAAGAATGCGGGGCTGCTCAACCGCAACATCGTGCTGTTCGAGCCCTATCACGAGCAGCATCCCGAGTCGAGCGGCCGGCATCGCATCGCCACGTTCCGCAACGAGCTGGAGAACGCCGAGGCGCTGGTTCTGAGCTGGCTCGATCGGGGCCAGGCCGACTTGCTCGCCGCCCGGGCGCTCTCCGACCTCGAAATCCGGCTCGAACTCCTGCCCAGCCAGGCCGTCGACGACCTCAACGAGGAGCGCATCGGCCGCGAGATCCCCGTCGAGGCGCTGGTCGAGCGGCTGATCCAGCTCACCCCCGAGGCGCTCCTGGATCGGATGGGGCAGGGGTTCGTGATCTCGGCCGACCGCTACCTCCGGCTGCTCGACGCTCCGCTCGTCCGCCGCCTGCCCCTGGTGCGCAGCCTGGTGGCCTACCGCGAGAAGAGCCCGGCCGAGGCCGTGACGTTGGCCGCCAACTACGTCGGCGACATGATCCAGCGCATGCTCGACATCATCTACTTCCTCGCCGACCTTCAGGGGACGCTGTCGCCGGCCATCTTCCTCGACCGCGTCGGCCAGGCGATCGTCAACGCCGTCCGCACGCCCGCCAAGCGGCTCCTGATTCTCGGCTCAGTGTTCTTGACCCTCTTCCTGGTCGTCAACCTGGTGAGCGTCCTGCGGCCGTTCCGGCGGTCCGTCGACGAGCTGCAAAACCTGCTGGGGTGGCCGGTGATCGTCCTGGGAGGCGTCTGCCTGGCGTTCTGGATCCTGGGCACGTGGTTCCGCAAGATCGCCAACCAGTCGGCCGACTTCTGCGAGCGCGTGGTCGAGGCCCAGTTCGCCGCCCAGACGAAGAACTTCAAGAGCAGCCGGCGCGACCAGGACGGCCGGATTCTCGCGCAGCGGGTCATCGACCCGGAGCTGCTCCTGCGCGCTTCCGACGACCAGGCGCCCGAGGTCGATGGTGCCGCCGGCCCCCGCGCCGGCGCCTCGAAGACCGGCGCGCGGACGTTCTTCGAGAACCGCGAGCTGCACTTCCTGCGGAACATTCGCTGGCTCTACCAGGACTATCTCGATGGTTCGCCGTTCCATCGCAGCGACACCAAGGCCTCGGTCCAGCTTCTGGGCAACCTCGCCCTCTCGAACCTGAGGCGCAGCCACCTCGGCCACCTGCTTCGCGAGGGGAGGGAGCTGGGACGGCTCGACCTCAACCGCTCCGGCGGCCTCCTGGGAGGCCCGTACCTCTGGTTCAACTACATCACCCGGATCATCATCCAGGAGACCGCCGTTCTGCTCCTGGATTACAACCGCAACGCGATCCCGCTCGACCGGCTCTCCTGTTCGAGTGAGTCGGAGCGTCGGGCGTATCAAAAGTGGCTGGCGAAGCGGCTGCGGATCGATCCCGACGAGGTGAGCCTGCCCGACCTGATCGTCGCGGAATCCGAGGAGAACGGGGGGCGTCGGGAGCGGCCCGAGGCGGCGCGGCGGCCCGAGGCCGCGGGGTTCTTCGAGACGGTCGAGTTCACCGCCATCGACTTCCTCAGCGACGACCCCGAGCGCGACGCCGAAATCCAGTCGCGGTTCGGCGACCAGGTCGCTCAGCTCGTCGCCCACGACCGCCAGCAGAACGTCCGCAAGGCGTTCCGCAGCTTCCCGCTCCACGAGCTTCCGCTCGCCCAGCGGACCATCAACCCGTACGTTTTTTACGACCGCTACCTTTCCCACGGCCGGATCGTGTTCTTCCCGCTGGTCGTCGCCGGCGGCCTGCTGAAGAGCGCGGTCATGGCCGTGCGAGGGGTCTACAAGGGCGTCCTCGAAGTCCTCGACCCCCGCGTCACCCAGGATCGCGAGGTCCCGTCCGACACCTACTGGGCGGCGCTCCGGAAGATCCACCGAATGCGCAAGCCGGCCTTTATGGGATCATTGCGGCTCCGCGCCCGGTTCGACGTCGAGTATCTCGGGCTCCCCTTGCCGTCGGCCCCGGAGACGATCGCCGCCGATTCGCTGATGGAGAAGGACCTCGACTTCATCGGCGCCTCGCGCCAGGACCGGATCATCGCCGAGCAGACCCGTCGCGGCCACCTCCGCCGGCTCGAATGGATCCACCGCTGGCTGGTCCGGTTCGACTGGAGCTTCGACCGCCTGCCCGCGTACCTGGCGCGCGAGATCCCATACCTGGCCAACCGCGGCGGCGAGGCGCTGCGCGCGCTGGTCGCCGCTTGGGTCCTCGACCACGACGACGTCGCCTCGCTGTCGTTCTCGATCGAGGCGCTGACGATGCTGATGGAATACGCCGCCGCCCCCGAGGCGAACCTCCAGACGCTGCCGCCGGGCCTCCCCGATCCGGTGCTCAACCTCCGGCGGCTCTGGCGGCCGGTCCACCGGGTCAGCCGCCCCTGGCCCGAGCTGTTCAACCTGCCGTGCTTCCCTTCGTACGACCCCGCCGCCCGCAAGCGGATCGCGACCCTGCTCCGACGCCATCGCCGGGCCGTCGGCGGCTGGGTCCGGGTGGTGTTGGGGCAGGGGGGGGAAGACCCCTGGAACGAGGTCCGGGCCCGGATGCACGACGTGTTGCTCAAGACCGATCTATGGAGCGACCAGATCCTCGTCCTCCGCGCCGTGCAGACGCTGACGATGCTCGACGTCCAGCACAACTCCGAGCTGGTCTGGACCCTGGGCGGCTACAGCCGGCGCGAGGACGACGCGCCGTCCCCCCTGTCCGCCACGACCGAGGACGACGAGGCTCCCCCTGCGCCGGGCGACGATCGGCCGGGCGACTGGTGGACCCAGAGCGTCAAGAACCAGTCGTCGCGCGGCACCTGA
- a CDS encoding glycosyltransferase family 4 protein, with protein sequence MSTAILQRTGLEPGAAPMSTPDQPAAVASSPLRVVMVFNMDACQGPTGVTRHALAQLDRLAHRPDVALRLISGRMTEPDGRAYWDSLEDLPRRELFLRTRDLLRWWRLQPWPAIERIAGPADWVYSPAEYLVPSRKARRAVTSHDVLQYLRFGPPKSRDMMAAAFQRADLILSVSDFNTQRLIESFPACKDRIAHVPNAAEDLFFEPCGPGERESVRDDLGLPPGVPYLLSVANFQPRKNLIRLIRAASALREVASGDLALVLLGAGAPHEVKPLREAVAAIGPRALIRLPGYRQGKVLRAAYAEATALVFPSLCESFGIPVVEAMAQGVPVALADSTALPEIGGAAGWYFPPDDESAITATLRDLLDRPLERARRTELGLAVAAQYRWRTANDQLVAALTARL encoded by the coding sequence ATGTCGACCGCGATTCTCCAGCGCACCGGGCTTGAGCCCGGCGCCGCGCCGATGTCGACCCCCGATCAACCGGCCGCCGTCGCGTCGTCGCCGCTCCGCGTCGTCATGGTTTTCAACATGGACGCCTGCCAGGGCCCGACCGGCGTCACCCGGCACGCCCTGGCCCAGCTCGACCGCCTGGCCCACCGGCCCGACGTCGCGCTCCGGCTGATCTCGGGACGGATGACCGAGCCCGACGGCCGGGCTTACTGGGATTCACTCGAAGATCTCCCCCGCCGCGAGCTGTTCCTCCGCACCCGCGACCTCCTGCGATGGTGGCGGTTGCAGCCCTGGCCCGCGATCGAGCGGATCGCCGGCCCGGCCGACTGGGTCTACTCGCCGGCCGAGTACCTCGTCCCCTCCCGCAAGGCCCGACGCGCCGTCACAAGCCACGACGTCTTGCAATACCTCCGGTTCGGTCCTCCCAAGAGCCGGGACATGATGGCCGCCGCGTTTCAGCGGGCCGATCTGATCCTCTCGGTCTCCGATTTCAACACCCAGCGGCTGATCGAGTCGTTCCCCGCCTGCAAGGACCGGATCGCCCACGTGCCCAACGCCGCCGAAGACCTGTTCTTCGAGCCCTGCGGACCCGGCGAGCGCGAGAGCGTCCGCGACGACCTCGGGCTCCCTCCGGGCGTTCCTTACCTGCTCTCGGTCGCCAACTTTCAGCCCCGCAAGAACCTGATCCGCCTGATCCGAGCGGCCTCGGCCCTCCGTGAGGTGGCCTCGGGCGATCTGGCCCTGGTGCTGCTGGGCGCTGGCGCCCCCCACGAGGTGAAGCCGCTCCGCGAGGCCGTCGCGGCGATCGGCCCCCGGGCGTTGATCCGGCTTCCCGGATATCGCCAGGGCAAGGTCTTGCGGGCCGCGTACGCCGAGGCGACGGCCCTCGTCTTCCCGTCGCTCTGCGAGAGCTTCGGCATCCCGGTGGTCGAGGCCATGGCCCAGGGCGTTCCGGTCGCGCTGGCCGATTCCACCGCGCTTCCCGAGATCGGCGGCGCGGCGGGATGGTATTTCCCTCCGGACGACGAGTCGGCGATCACCGCGACCCTGCGCGACCTGCTCGACCGCCCACTCGAACGGGCACGGCGGACCGAACTGGGCCTGGCCGTCGCCGCTCAGTATCGCTGGCGAACGGCCAACGACCAGCTCGTCGCGGCCCTGACCGCCCGGCTTTAG
- the rpsL gene encoding 30S ribosomal protein S12 yields MPTINQLVRSPRRPVKYKTKSPVLEGCPFKRGVCLQVKTMTPKKPNSALRKVARVRLSNGKEITAYIGGEGHNLQEHSIVLIRGGRVRDLPGVRYHIVRGVLDCQGVGDRKQARSKYGSPKKKAAPAGKKKK; encoded by the coding sequence ATGCCGACCATTAATCAGTTAGTTCGCAGCCCCCGCCGGCCCGTGAAGTACAAGACGAAGTCGCCGGTGCTGGAAGGATGCCCGTTCAAGCGCGGCGTGTGCCTCCAGGTCAAGACCATGACCCCGAAGAAGCCGAACTCGGCCCTCCGCAAGGTGGCCCGCGTGCGGCTCTCCAACGGCAAGGAAATCACCGCGTACATCGGCGGCGAAGGCCACAATCTTCAAGAGCACTCGATCGTCCTGATTCGCGGCGGCCGCGTTCGCGACCTTCCGGGCGTTCGCTACCACATCGTTCGCGGCGTCCTCGATTGCCAGGGAGTCGGCGATCGCAAGCAGGCCCGCTCGAAGTACGGCTCGCCCAAGAAGAAGGCCGCTCCCGCCGGCAAGAAGAAGAAATGA
- the rpsG gene encoding 30S ribosomal protein S7: protein MARKFTASKTHLRPDPRYGSKLAGKFINCVMHNGKKSVAQRIFYDAMELIQKRLPNDEPVDVFTRAVENVKPIIEVRSKRVGGATYQVPMQVNKTRQQTLAIRWLLMAAREKKGRPMAVKLADELVAAFNREGIAITRRENVHRMAEANKAFAHFAW, encoded by the coding sequence ATGGCCCGCAAGTTCACGGCGAGCAAGACCCATCTTCGTCCCGACCCTCGGTACGGCTCCAAGCTGGCCGGCAAGTTCATCAACTGCGTGATGCACAACGGCAAGAAGAGCGTCGCCCAGCGCATCTTCTACGACGCCATGGAGTTGATCCAGAAGCGGCTCCCCAACGACGAGCCGGTCGACGTCTTCACCCGCGCGGTCGAGAACGTCAAGCCGATCATCGAGGTCCGCTCGAAGCGCGTCGGCGGCGCCACCTACCAGGTGCCGATGCAGGTCAACAAGACCCGCCAGCAGACCCTCGCGATTCGGTGGCTGCTGATGGCCGCCCGCGAGAAGAAGGGCCGCCCGATGGCCGTCAAGCTCGCCGACGAACTGGTCGCCGCGTTCAACCGCGAAGGCATCGCCATCACCCGTCGCGAGAACGTCCACCGCATGGCCGAAGCCAACAAGGCCTTCGCCCACTTCGCCTGGTGA
- a CDS encoding glycosyltransferase, producing MAQDPLSILCIEPHFPGRLGATADWLVRKRGYRCRFYANTPEAREHWPAAVGQGLDLRVFGVGGVAREPAVAWSRTLERSLCYAYGCWEVVDADRPRPIDVVVGRSAGLGSSLFAPVAQPSAPVVNLFDYYLDPHRNDLAADDGPGASPIYTHWRRSAAAVELLDLENAALAWTPTHWQRSLFPAEYRDDLWVCHDGIDGRRFDRARRNGPRTVAGRTIPASSRIVTFVARSLDRVRGFDRFWNLARALMKARSDVVCVVVGDPVVHRGLDVTFNNRDYRAVLMERAPLNDVDRLFFLGKTPPETVAEVLSASDLHVALGRPYPVARSVLEAMAAGCVVLASDSPPYREVLDDGRTGLLVDPDDPDAVLRAALSAVDDPAAHRPLGEAAAERTRERYDQDVCLPRLADRLEELTNSRNGR from the coding sequence ATGGCCCAAGACCCGCTCTCCATCCTCTGCATCGAACCGCACTTCCCCGGTCGGCTCGGCGCGACGGCCGACTGGCTGGTGAGGAAGCGCGGGTATCGGTGCCGGTTCTACGCCAATACGCCCGAAGCCCGCGAGCACTGGCCGGCCGCCGTCGGCCAGGGGCTCGACCTTCGCGTCTTCGGCGTGGGGGGCGTTGCGCGCGAGCCCGCCGTCGCCTGGTCGCGGACCCTCGAACGCAGCCTCTGCTACGCCTACGGCTGCTGGGAAGTCGTCGACGCCGACCGGCCCAGGCCCATCGACGTCGTCGTCGGCCGCTCCGCCGGCCTGGGCTCCAGCCTGTTCGCCCCCGTCGCCCAACCGTCCGCCCCCGTCGTCAACCTGTTCGACTACTACCTCGATCCGCATCGCAACGACCTGGCGGCGGACGACGGCCCCGGCGCATCGCCGATCTACACCCACTGGCGGCGCTCGGCCGCGGCCGTCGAACTGCTCGACCTCGAAAACGCGGCGCTCGCCTGGACCCCCACGCACTGGCAGCGGTCGCTGTTCCCGGCCGAGTACCGCGACGACCTCTGGGTCTGCCACGACGGGATCGACGGCCGCCGGTTCGACCGCGCCCGCCGCAACGGTCCGCGAACCGTCGCCGGTCGGACGATTCCCGCCTCGTCCCGCATCGTCACGTTCGTCGCCCGGAGCCTCGACCGCGTTCGCGGCTTCGACCGGTTCTGGAACCTGGCCCGCGCGCTCATGAAAGCGCGTTCCGACGTCGTCTGCGTCGTCGTCGGCGATCCGGTCGTCCACCGAGGCCTCGACGTGACGTTCAACAACCGCGACTACCGCGCCGTGTTGATGGAGCGAGCGCCGCTCAACGACGTCGACCGCCTGTTCTTTTTGGGCAAGACGCCGCCCGAGACGGTCGCCGAGGTTCTGTCGGCGAGCGACCTGCACGTCGCGCTCGGCCGGCCGTATCCGGTGGCCCGCTCGGTGCTGGAAGCGATGGCCGCCGGCTGCGTCGTGCTCGCGTCCGACTCTCCACCGTATCGCGAAGTTCTCGACGACGGTCGGACCGGCCTGCTGGTCGACCCCGACGATCCCGACGCGGTCCTTCGCGCTGCGCTTTCGGCGGTCGACGACCCGGCGGCTCATCGGCCGCTGGGCGAGGCGGCGGCCGAACGGACTCGGGAGCGGTACGATCAGGACGTCTGCCTCCCTCGGCTGGCCGACCGCCTGGAAGAGCTGACGAACTCCCGAAACGGACGTTGA
- a CDS encoding glycosyltransferase, whose product MHVLFIHDAFPAQFGRLALELTKRHGWRCSFLVETLSSCPTPTAEMLETLELHQIPPAADGPARDETPWPQVHGRFLEQSASVFDALRARPALRPDLVVAHGGRGAPSVFLRDVVDCPIVTYCEYYFAARRRDISYRVDLPPAEPAPFFPRCINAPTLLGLVDCDAGYSPTAWQKQSFPDRFHSKIEVHFDGVDSELYAPGAKIKAIDDVSIPPATKVVTFVSRGLESVRGFDLFMKVADRIARRRSNVLFIVVGGDETHYGWDKLHTGSPSFKQWVLDRGSYDLSRFLFLGRVVPERLADILRRTDLHIYLSTPFVTSWSLFNAMSSGAVVLASDVEPVRELIEPGVNGLVEPLFDVDRLTETALRVLDDPATHSPLGRAARRTIEERYSVDVCVPPLRDFFTRMSERSRVLS is encoded by the coding sequence GTGCACGTTCTGTTCATCCACGACGCCTTCCCCGCTCAGTTCGGCCGCCTTGCGCTCGAATTGACGAAGCGCCACGGCTGGCGTTGCAGCTTCCTGGTGGAAACGCTTTCGAGCTGCCCCACGCCCACCGCCGAGATGCTCGAAACGCTCGAACTGCACCAGATCCCGCCGGCCGCCGACGGCCCGGCACGGGACGAGACCCCCTGGCCGCAGGTCCACGGTCGGTTCCTCGAACAGAGCGCCTCGGTGTTCGACGCGCTCCGCGCCAGGCCCGCATTGCGGCCGGACCTGGTGGTCGCCCACGGGGGCAGGGGGGCGCCGTCGGTCTTTCTGCGCGACGTCGTCGATTGCCCGATCGTCACGTACTGCGAATATTATTTCGCGGCCCGCCGCCGCGACATCTCTTATCGAGTCGATCTGCCGCCGGCCGAGCCCGCTCCGTTCTTCCCGCGCTGCATCAACGCGCCGACGCTGCTCGGGCTGGTCGATTGCGACGCCGGCTATTCGCCGACCGCCTGGCAGAAGCAATCGTTCCCCGACCGGTTCCATTCCAAGATCGAGGTTCATTTCGACGGCGTCGACTCCGAGTTGTACGCCCCCGGTGCGAAGATCAAGGCGATCGACGACGTCTCGATCCCGCCCGCGACGAAGGTGGTGACGTTCGTCTCGCGAGGGCTCGAATCGGTCCGCGGGTTCGACCTCTTTATGAAGGTCGCCGACCGGATCGCCCGCCGCCGCTCCAACGTCCTCTTCATAGTGGTCGGCGGCGACGAGACCCATTACGGCTGGGACAAGCTGCACACCGGCTCGCCCAGCTTCAAGCAATGGGTGCTCGACCGGGGCTCGTACGACCTCTCGCGGTTCCTCTTCCTCGGCCGCGTCGTCCCCGAACGGCTGGCGGACATTCTGCGACGGACCGACCTGCACATCTACCTGAGCACGCCGTTCGTGACGTCGTGGTCGCTGTTCAACGCGATGTCGAGCGGCGCGGTGGTTCTGGCCTCCGACGTCGAGCCGGTCCGCGAGCTGATCGAGCCCGGCGTCAACGGCCTGGTCGAGCCGCTGTTCGACGTCGACCGCCTGACCGAAACGGCCCTCCGCGTTCTGGACGATCCCGCGACCCACTCGCCGCTCGGCCGGGCCGCCCGGCGGACGATCGAGGAACGGTACAGCGTCGACGTCTGCGTCCCGCCCTTACGTGATTTCTTCACGCGCATGAGCGAAAGATCCCGCGTCTTGTCCTGA
- a CDS encoding TlpA family protein disulfide reductase, giving the protein MRRLMKPTWVVTTLGLLLASASAFADDRTAEKILKELDEVKVPDVDRTKVKDRAYVQEYIAKRQEVSKKRGALIQELYKIAPNNEKLATLLPERWMSSDPAQDQGKALLAEIDEVLAHSKNEKLVIEGNFVKAQLKLYLSSDPKVDMSPVEAFLKLAPKDPRAPSLLYAASQRLTDESAKKAIEERILNDFPNSSIVDSIKGSRRQRESVGKPFELEFTDAVKGSTVSINGLKGKVVVVDFWATWCGPCVAEMPKMKEIYGKYHDKGVEFIGVSLDQPKEQGGLDALKKYVKENEIAWPQYYQGNGWSSEFSKKWGINSIPSMFVVDAEGKLFSVEARGKLETMIPELLAKKSAAAPAGG; this is encoded by the coding sequence ATGCGACGCTTGATGAAGCCGACATGGGTCGTGACGACCCTGGGACTCTTGCTGGCCTCGGCCTCGGCGTTCGCCGACGACCGCACCGCCGAGAAGATCCTCAAGGAGCTTGACGAGGTCAAGGTTCCGGACGTGGATCGGACCAAGGTCAAGGACCGGGCCTACGTGCAGGAGTACATCGCCAAGCGACAGGAAGTCAGCAAGAAGCGCGGCGCGCTGATCCAGGAGCTGTACAAGATCGCTCCCAACAACGAGAAGCTGGCCACGCTGCTCCCCGAGCGGTGGATGAGCTCCGACCCCGCGCAAGATCAAGGCAAGGCGCTCCTCGCGGAGATCGACGAGGTTCTGGCCCACTCCAAGAACGAGAAGCTCGTCATCGAGGGCAACTTCGTCAAGGCTCAGCTCAAGCTGTACCTGTCGAGCGATCCCAAGGTCGATATGTCGCCGGTCGAAGCGTTCCTCAAGCTGGCGCCGAAGGACCCCCGCGCGCCGAGCCTGCTGTACGCGGCGTCGCAGCGGTTGACCGATGAATCCGCCAAGAAGGCGATCGAGGAACGCATTCTCAACGACTTCCCCAACAGCTCGATCGTCGATTCGATCAAGGGGAGTCGGCGTCAACGCGAAAGCGTCGGCAAGCCGTTCGAGCTCGAGTTCACCGACGCCGTCAAGGGTTCGACCGTCTCGATCAACGGTCTCAAGGGCAAGGTCGTGGTCGTCGACTTCTGGGCGACCTGGTGCGGCCCCTGCGTGGCCGAGATGCCCAAAATGAAGGAAATCTACGGCAAATACCACGACAAGGGGGTCGAGTTCATCGGCGTCAGCCTGGACCAACCCAAGGAGCAGGGGGGGCTCGACGCACTCAAAAAGTACGTCAAGGAGAATGAGATCGCCTGGCCGCAGTACTATCAGGGCAACGGCTGGTCCAGCGAATTCTCCAAGAAATGGGGGATCAACAGCATCCCGAGCATGTTCGTCGTCGACGCCGAAGGCAAACTCTTCTCGGTCGAGGCGCGCGGCAAGCTCGAAACCATGATCCCCGAGCTTCTCGCCAAGAAATCCGCCGCCGCGCCCGCCGGCGGCTGA